The Candidatus Binataceae bacterium DNA window GAGTGATCTCGCCCCTTTTGGCAAACCTGTTCCTGCATTACGCGTTCGACATGTGGATGGCGCGGACGTTTCCGCAGATCCCGTTCGAGCGGTACGCGGACGACATTATTTGTCACTGCAAAAGCGACGCGGAGGCAAGAGGACTCTGGAGCGCGATGGCAGATCGCCTTACGGTCTGCAAGCTGGTGCTTCATCCTGACAAGACGAAGATCGTCTACTGCAAGGATGTGAACCGGCGCGGCGACTTTCCGAACATTCACTTTGATTTTCTCGGGTTCCAGTTTCGAGCACGAAAGATCATGTGGGTGAAACCGGGCAGCCGCATCTTCTCGCACAGCTTCCAACCCGCCGCGAGCCCGACGGCGTTGACGCGCGTCAGGCGCGAAATTCGCCGCTGGGCACTGCATCACCGCAGCGACAAATCCCTGGCCGAACTGGCCCAGATGTACAATCCGTGCATCCTCGGTTGGATCAAACTACTACAGCCATTTCTATCGGACGCAGTTACGTCCGACCCTGCAGAGAATCGATGCCTATGTCATCCGGTGGGCGCGACGCAAGTTTAAGTGACTGCGACACCAGACCAAGGGTGCGCGAGACTGGTTTGCGCGGCTCCGTCGCACGTTTGGGAAGGCCCCGATGGTCGGATGCAGCTCTCCTGGCCTTCGAACACAGCAGGTGCCTTCTCGAAGTGCTCTCTGAGCACCGGCGGATATTCCACGCCGTGGCTTCGAGCTATGGCCAGCTTTTCGGCTCCACTTGGTGTCCACCCAAACCCGATCCCTGGAAAGTACCGCTCGAAGATGCGGACTAAGTCGTCTCGGTGACCGAGTGGGCGTCCGTCGATCCTGGACAGTGTCGCACTCAACCCCACCGTGACTCTCCTAGTGGATGCGCCAGAAAGCGAGCAGGCGTGCCCCATGTTTGGGGTCTGATGCGCGGAAGGTCAGCCCCCGCCGACTCGGCCGAAGGGCTCGCGCCCGGACGAACAAGCCCCTCGGGTGTTTCGCAGAATTACGCACCAGTGACCGTTATTAGCTCATCGAGGACTTGGTGCGCAAATTGTAAGTTTCGCATGAGTCAGCCGAAGCCACGGAGACGGGCGCGGCGATCGAGGTCGTTGGAGATCTTGTTCAGGTGACCGCAAGATTGCTTCCTCGACCAAAATCTTGCGGACGACGCGATGGCAGCGGAGGTGATGCCGCTGGCGTTTGGGGATGGGTGCGAACGGATGCAGGTCGATGTTGAGCTGGCGACGCCATCGGATGAAGCAAACGATGGCGGACATTGCGCGCCTCTTGAACCTATCATCATCAACAATCTGCCGCCTGATACAAAAAGAAAAGACCTGATCGCGGGGTAGTGCTGATCAGGCGATATGTCGTGGCACAATTCGCGTTCGTTCGATTATGCCATTTCACCTCAATGTGGAAAAGATCTCTTTAGATCGCCGTTTGTTGCTCCTCACAATGCTTGTCTGATCAAAACGTGGACGTTTTGGTCATCTCCGTCTTGACGCCGCGTCGCTCATGAGGCAAAGTGCCGTGGCCGCATCCGATATCTTTGGAAAGAAACAAAATGGGCCAACAACGTTTTCAACATTTGGATTCGCAAATTCCGCGGTGCCAACAGGAAGTGGCGACCGCTCCGCAGCACATCGCCCGACAGTCTTCGTGCGGCAACGCGCATGACTGTTCGGGAGAATGAAAAGCTGAAACCGACGGCTCAGGAAGAAATTGTCGAATGGATCAAATATACGGTGCCCGACAAAGAAGAACCCGCATACTTTGGGGAGTTTTAGTTCAAAATCCAGGACGATGGTACCCCGTCGCCGAATGTGGCCGCCAAGAACAAAGACTTAGCGTTGTTGAACGGCCTTTCCATTGCGCAGGAGTTCAATCTTTGGATGAGGGAAAACGGCAAGTCGCAAGCGGTCACCGATTGGAAGAAAGAAGATTGGTCGCCGATGTTTTGTGGGTTGAAACCGCTGGTGATGGATCGGGACGGCGCAGATGAGGTCCTTTGGGATGTTCTTTACAACGAAGGAGTAATGGTCCTTCCGAAAGGCGATATGTCTCCTGAAGGGTGGAGCGAGAATGAGGAGTGGAGCGAGAATGAGGAGTGGAACGAAGTATAGACTCGCGGAGAGAAATAGTCATGGCGAAGGAACAAACACTGACCGCCTGGGTTGAGGATGAAGTTCTCCACATAATGCTCGACGGGAAGGAGTGGAGCATTGCGCTAGATTTCAGAGGCGAAACCGATCCTGATGATGCCGCATTCTTTCTTACGGATCTTGGGCGAGCTTTGGAACAAAAATCGGGCACGGGATAACGATGGTGAAGAAACGAGCAAGAAAGAAATAACCGTGACGGTAAAGCGGAGGAAAATGTCTCCGATCTTGAATGCGACGCTTTGGGTTGAACAATTCACCGAGGATGGAGAAGAGGTCGGCGAGTACCTCAACATACAGCTGCTGAACGAAAACCGTTTAGGGTTCGTTTGAATTTC harbors:
- a CDS encoding reverse transcriptase domain-containing protein: MPGEGRDLSSRRTHDDQIIAPVQMEDGSVVPRSAGTPQGGVISPLLANLFLHYAFDMWMARTFPQIPFERYADDIICHCKSDAEARGLWSAMADRLTVCKLVLHPDKTKIVYCKDVNRRGDFPNIHFDFLGFQFRARKIMWVKPGSRIFSHSFQPAASPTALTRVRREIRRWALHHRSDKSLAELAQMYNPCILGWIKLLQPFLSDAVTSDPAENRCLCHPVGATQV